The window TTTCAAATAACATGTTGAAATTTAACAAAAAATATTGCAATATTCGCCTGTCTAAAAACATCACTCTGCAGGTGAAAAAATGAAACGATTTATTCTTGAACGCTCATCGGACGAATTTTATACCTCTCATTCCGGCCTGGCCCTGATCGGGCTCGGTATCAATCGCTTTACCAGCTTGAACGCCAAGCTGAAAAAGGCGATACCCGACACCAAGGACATTGCCAATACAGATGTCATTCGCAGTTATCTCGGGCTCCTCTCGCTTGGCAAAAGCGATTTCGAAGCCATTGCCGACATGAAAGACGACAGGTATTTCCAGCAATCACTTGGCATCAAAGCGGTTCCTTCGCCCGAAACCTTGCGCCAGCGCCTTGACGAAACCGCAACAGTTTTTCAGCCAATTGCTTCCTCCACCTACACGGAGTTCATCCGCAATGCCAAAGGAAAAGTAACCCCCTTGGCCATGGGTCATGTCGCCGTCGATATGGACGTCTTTTGCATGGACAACTCCGGCACCAAAAAAGAAGGTTCCAAGCATACCTATCACGGTTATGACGGCTATGCGCCAATAGCCGCCTACATGGGAGAGGAAGGCTGGTGTATTAATCTTGAGTTCCGGGAGGGCAGCCAGCACAGCCAAAACAATTTTATTCCTTTTCTGCAGGAAACCATCTCCCGTGCCAAGTCTTTAACCAAAAAGTCACTGTTATTCAGGCTTGACTCCGGACACGATGCTGTCGAGACCCGAGCAACGCTTTATGGCCACAAAAAGGTCGATTACATCCTGAAATGGAATCCCCGCAAGCAGGACCTTCCCGCCTGGCTGGCCCGTGGGCTGCAAGAAGGAGAAGTGAGCGAACCACGACGCGGCAAACGGGTTGCCGTATTCAGTTTCAACCAGCTTCAGGAGCACGAGGGCAAGGAGTTCAGTACCCGCCTGATCGTCCGCGTGATTGAACGTACCATTGACAAACGCGGCCAGTTGCTGCTGGTGCCGGATATAGAACTTGAGGGCTGGTGGACATCCCTTTACCTGCCGGAAAAAGAGATCATCAAGCTCTACCGGGACCACGGCACAAGCGAGCAGTTTCACAGCGAATTTAAAACCGACATGGATCTTGAGCGGTTGCCTTCGGGAAAATTTGCGACCAATTCCTTGATCATGTCCTTGGCCGGCTTGGCTTATAACATCTTGCGGTTTATCGGCCAGCTTGGCCTTCTCGGTGATCGCTCACCAGTGCGCCACTCGGCAAAGCGCAGGAGAATTCGTACCGTTATTCAGGAACTCATGTACCGTGCAGCCAGACTGATTGAGACCGGCAGGAAACTGAAGCTGCGGTTCAGCCGCCACTGTTGCGCATTTGACTCGTTTCAGGCCGTTTATAACCGGCTTGCCTTTGGCTAATGCAAGAACAGAAGAGAAATTTGCCGGAAAGTGGCTGAACAGCAGGCCCTGCCGGGAAAATACGCCTAAAAACAGGCAAATATAGCAATTTTTCAAAGAACAACGGGGACGATGTCCCAATTTACCAGCAATATGCTGGCAATATATAAATTTCTGGCGGTCGCGGTGTTGAAATTTTTTCGCGCCCCACAATTTTTAGGGAGAATCCGGGATACCTCACGGATTCAGGTTTTAATCTTGCCCTCATCCAGATCTTCAATACCCAAACCACTTACTTGGTTGTCCCAGCGCAGTGCGTCACGGTTTCTGGCAAGAATCAGGTTTTCCAGTTCCTTAGAACTCAGTTGCCGGTCTTCATCAGCCACTCGCATGTAGGCGCGGCCATAGGCGAGAAATAGGGGCCATCCTTGCCGTTGAATGCAACCTTGATGCAGGTTGCCTTATTAATAGTTTCGAAACTCACATGAGGAAAAATTCTGGGTTCGATGCGGGCAGCTATTGACTGGGAGAGGTCCCGCAGGGTTTTTTCGTTCGCCTCCAGCCCCACGGCCTTGCCGTCATTGCTCATACCGAACCACAGTTCACCGGCGCCATGTTTATTCAGAATGGCAGCGATTGAAACAAGGCCGGCCTTGAGCTGAGAAAGGCTTTTCTTAAATTCAACTGTTTCATTTTCTTGCATGTGTTATACCCAGTTACCAGGAGCCTTCATCGCTATTATTGGTTATTCCTGTTGATAGGGCCAGTGGTTCCTTTTTGAGTTTATTATCCTATGTACAGAATAAGGCACTCTGATTGCCATAGAAAATACGAATGGTTCTGTCAATCTGTTTATGTTTCTTATCTGGCTGAAAACATGACCTGTTTCTTCGTTTCTTCCAACACGCCGTTTCTTCTTTCTTCCGGTCGCTGACCGGGTTTCTTGGTTTATTCGTTCCTTCCAATTTGCGGACAAGGATTTTTCAATTGCTACAGTCCCTTATGTTTTCGGACATTGACCGCCTTCCACTCGAGAAGTGGTTGTTTCTGAATACGCTGTTGCAGGGTGGTGTCACTGGTCAGAATTGTCGAATCAATTTCTCCATGATCAAGCAGCAGATCAAGAAATTCATTTTCATTTGGTTCCAGGGGAAGAACGACTGAAAGGGCTTTCTTGCACTCTCCGACTAAATTATTTGCCCAGATCTCTCTGCCCTGCCCGCCAACAGCGTTTTCCCTGAGAACCGGGAGCAGGCTGTTTTCAAGTTCCTGTACACTGAAATTGACATCACCAATTGATACATTCCGCCAGTCTTTTCTATTCATGGCGCCATAAAGAACAAAGGCTAAGCGGAGCATAGCAGAGTCCAGCTTTTGCTGAGTCAGGAGCAGGTGGACATCAAAAAGATCCCGGCTTGCCTGCCTGGCAAGGAGCGCTGCTATTTTACCGGCTGCTATCTCATGGATATCCAGAATCGGTACCGCGGAAGCCTGATATGACCCGATGGGATGAGAATCCATCAAGCCTATCGGCCACAGAGGCACACGAAACATGAAGTTCAGGTCAACTTCCAGGTTCCCGGACTGGGTGAGGCTGCTTTCATAGCTCATTCGCCATTTTCCTCCGGCATGATCCGTGGGTAGACGGCGAAGGGTGAACCCTTCTCTTGCACAAACGGCGGCAACAGCCTCTTCGAGCTTTGGCCGCTCTTCGAGCATCGTTTCCCTGTCTGGTGCTCCGACATAATTGAGATCTATATCAACTGATAGCCTCGGCACATCAAAATAGAAAAGATTGAGAGCAGTCCCGCCCTTGAGGGCTAAACGACCCTCAATAAAAGGGTGGCCCTGGAATGCTTCAAGAAGGTTGAGAAGATGAATCACCTTCTCCAGAATCTCTGGCCGAAACCCAGTTGCCTGCGCTTCGCGATGCAGTTTTTCCCTTGAAACTTTCACATAACCTCCTGCCAGGAACGATCCAGGATTGATTCCGGAACCATAAGATTCCATGATTTAACCAGGCGCCCGGATTTGCCGCGTTCAAAATACTGCGGTCTTTTGGGTTTGTGCCTGCGAAGCTGTTCAAGATGTTGATCCCTCACCATAAGCGTATCCTGGTGCTGTTCAAGAAAGAAGCCCACCCGGGATATGGTTGTGGCATTATGGAGCTGCAGGGCATATTCAATCACCATTTTTAAATCAAAGAATTCCACTCCTTCCAGAGATCTCCAGATTTCTTCCCAGCTCCCCCCCAGGCGTGGCCGATCCAGAAGGTCGACCAGAGTCCTTTCCAGACTTGTGACTTTTATGTCCAGCCCATTATGGTCCACGGTTTTGACACCAGGCTGCAGAGGATTTTTTAATTTCCCAGGAGGGCGAATGCCGGAAAAGGTATACGATCTGAAGGTGGTGTGACGTCCTCCTTGGCAGGTCAGATATTGATACTGCGTAAACACGGAATAGGCCTTGCCGTGAAATTCTAAAGCTGTGTGATAGGCCAGTACTGCATCATCGGTCATTTTTGCCGCTATGAGGTATGGATCGGCCGGGCATGTTTCGGGTTTCATGCCAAGCGGAACCGTCATATAGAGTCCTCTCCGGATGCGTAACAGGTTGCCCTGCTTGACATGGTATTTCAGAAGAGACTCTTTTGTTTTTACATTGCTGCTCCCTCCGGCTTCCAGAAACCTTGTGAATTCGGCGTGGGTGAATACCGGATGGGTGGCAAAGAATTCTTTGGTGCGCATCGAATCACCATGTTTAATATTTTTTCAGAAACAGGTAATATTATTACTGGTGCATAAATAATATGTCAAAGGATATCTTGGTTTTTCCGTGGATTAATTTGCAGAAATGACACGATACACGTAAAAAAATACCTTGTATTGATATGTTCTGGAAGATTGGAAATAAGTGTCACGCTTTAGTGCTGCGCGTCAATATAAAAATGTACCATTTGAGGATAATACAAGTAACCCGTAATTTTTTTAGGGTTACTTGTACAATTTTCAAGCTGCACCTGCATCCATCTCCGGATTTCATCCCCGGCCGGTCATCCTGGCGATTTCCTTTTCGATCTCCGGGGTAATCTTTTCGATGATGAAGGAGGTCATGTTGTAGGGGGTGTAATTGGTGATGTGTTTGAGCTTCAGGTACAGTGGCTCCGGCATCTTGAGAAGAACCTGTTTCATGACATCCTCGCGCACATATGGTTCCTCCCAGGGGTAGACCGTTTGGATCGGAGCGGGCGGGGCGATAGTCGGCTGCACGGCGCCGGCGGCAAAGGCGTCCAGGGC is drawn from Desulfobulbaceae bacterium DB1 and contains these coding sequences:
- a CDS encoding transposase translates to MKRFILERSSDEFYTSHSGLALIGLGINRFTSLNAKLKKAIPDTKDIANTDVIRSYLGLLSLGKSDFEAIADMKDDRYFQQSLGIKAVPSPETLRQRLDETATVFQPIASSTYTEFIRNAKGKVTPLAMGHVAVDMDVFCMDNSGTKKEGSKHTYHGYDGYAPIAAYMGEEGWCINLEFREGSQHSQNNFIPFLQETISRAKSLTKKSLLFRLDSGHDAVETRATLYGHKKVDYILKWNPRKQDLPAWLARGLQEGEVSEPRRGKRVAVFSFNQLQEHEGKEFSTRLIVRVIERTIDKRGQLLLVPDIELEGWWTSLYLPEKEIIKLYRDHGTSEQFHSEFKTDMDLERLPSGKFATNSLIMSLAGLAYNILRFIGQLGLLGDRSPVRHSAKRRRIRTVIQELMYRAARLIETGRKLKLRFSRHCCAFDSFQAVYNRLAFG
- a CDS encoding transcriptional regulator; its protein translation is MRTKEFFATHPVFTHAEFTRFLEAGGSSNVKTKESLLKYHVKQGNLLRIRRGLYMTVPLGMKPETCPADPYLIAAKMTDDAVLAYHTALEFHGKAYSVFTQYQYLTCQGGRHTTFRSYTFSGIRPPGKLKNPLQPGVKTVDHNGLDIKVTSLERTLVDLLDRPRLGGSWEEIWRSLEGVEFFDLKMVIEYALQLHNATTISRVGFFLEQHQDTLMVRDQHLEQLRRHKPKRPQYFERGKSGRLVKSWNLMVPESILDRSWQEVM